One stretch of Narcine bancroftii isolate sNarBan1 chromosome 8, sNarBan1.hap1, whole genome shotgun sequence DNA includes these proteins:
- the LOC138742086 gene encoding flagellar attachment zone protein 1-like — MVKEVYLKVEREDLVVEEVHLGLEGEDLVVQGEELVVEEGHLVMGGEDVVAEGEDVVAEGEDVVVEGEDEVAEGEDLVVEERDLLMEGQELVVKEMYLVVEREDLVVEGEDLSVEGEDQAVEGENLAAEGEELAAEGEELAVEGEELAAEGEELAAEGEELAAEGEELAAEGEELEAEGEELAAEGEDLVGEEVNLVVEGENLVVEEVLLVMEGEDLVVEIEDLVVEIEDLVFEKVHQLVEIEDHVVEIEDQVVEIEEQVVEIVYQVVEGEDLVVDIEDLVVEIEDLVVEIEDLVVEIEDLVVEIEDLVVEIEDLVVEIEVLVVEMMDLVVELEDLVVELEDLEDLVVEEVHLGLEGEDLVVQGEDLVVEEGHLVMGGEDLVAEGEDVVAEGEDVVAEGEDVVAEGEDVVAEGENVVAEGEDVVAGGENVVSEGKALLSEGEARLAEGGALVTEGDALVAEGEEQVAEGEELVAEG; from the exons ATGGTCAAAGAAGTGTACTtgaaggtggagagagaggaccTGGTGGTTGAAGAAGTACATCTGGGGCTGGAGGGAGAGGACTTGGTGGTGCAGGGAGAGGAACTGGTGGTCGAAGAAGGGCACCTGGTGATGGGCGGAGAGGACGTGGTGGCGGAGGGAGAGGACGTGGTGGCGGAGGGAGAGGATGTGGTGGTGGAAGGAGAGGATGAGGTGGCGGAGGGAGAGGACTTGGTGGTCGAAGAAAGGGACCTGCTGATGGAGGGACAGGAACTGGTGGTCAAAGAAATGTACTtggtggtggagagagaggacctggtggtggagggagaggacCTGTCGGTGGAGGGAGAGGACCAGGCGGTGGAGGGAGAGAACCTGGCAGCGGAGGGAGAGGAGCTGGCGGCAGAGGGAGAGGAGCTGGCGGTAGAGGGAGAGGAGCTGGCGGCTGAGGGAGAGGAGCTGGCGGCCGAGGGAGAGGAGCTGGCAGCCGAGGGAGAGGAGCTGGCGGCCGAGGGAGAGGAGCTGGAGGCCGAGGGAGAGGAGCTGGCGGCCGAGGGAGAGGATTTGGTGGGCGAAGAAGTCAACCTGGTGGTTGAGGGAGAGAACCTGGTGGTCGAAGAAGTGCTCCTGGTGATGGAGGGAGAGGACCTGGTGGTGGAGATAGAGGACCTGGTGGTGGAGATAGAGGACCTGGTGTTCGAAAAAGTGCACCAGTTGGTGGAGATAGAGGACCATGTGGTGGAGATAGAGGACCAGGTGGTGGAGATAGAGGAACAGGTGGTGGAGATAGTGTACCaggtggtggagggagaggacCTGGTGGTGGACATAGAGGACCTGGTGGTGGAGATAGAGGACCTGGTGGTGGAGATAGAGGACCTGGTGGTGGAGATAGAGGACCTGGTGGTGGAGATAGAAGACCTGGTGGTGGAGATAGAGGACCTGGTGGTGGAGATAGAGGTCCTGGTGGTGGAGATGATGGACCTGGTGGTGGAGTTAGAGGACCTGGTAGTGGAGTTAGAGGACCT AGAGGACCTGGTGGTCGAAGAAGTACATCTGGGGCTGGAGGGAGAGGACTTGGTGGTGCAGGGAGAGGACCTGGTGGTCGAAGAAGGGCACCTGGTGATGGGGGGAGAGGACCTGGTGGCGGAGGGAGAGGACGTGGTGGCAGAGGGAGAGGATGTGGTGGCGGAGGGAGAGGACGTGGTGGCAGAGGGAGAGGACGTGGTGGCGGAGGGAGAGAATGTGGTGGCAGAGGGAGAGGACGTGGTGGCGGGGGGAGAGAATGTTGTGTCGGAGGGAAAGGCTCTGTTGTCAGAGGGAGAGGCCCGGTTGGCAGAGGGAGGGGCCCTGGTGACGGAGGGAGATGCCCTGGTGGCGGAGGGAGAGGAGCAGGTGGCGGAGGGAGAGGAGCTGGTGGCCGAGGGATAG
- the LOC138742088 gene encoding golgin subfamily A member 6-like protein 7: MDIEDQVVEIEYQVVEIEDQVVEIEDQVVEIEDQVEKIEDQVVEIEDQVVEIEEQVVEIEEQVVEIEEQVVEIEDQVVAIEDQVVAIEDQVLAIEDQVLAIEDQVVMIEDQVVEIEDQVVEIKDQVVEIEDQVVEIEEQVMEIEDQVVAIEDQVVAIEDQVVAIEDQVVAIEDQVVAIEDQVLEIEDQVLEIEDQVVEIDDQVVEIEDQVVEGEDQVVEGEGQVVEGEDQLVVGEDQVVEGVDQVVEGEDLVAEGEDLMSKKVTWWWRERTW, encoded by the coding sequence ATGGATATAGAGGATCAGGTGGTGGAGATAGAGTACCAGGTGGTGGAGATAGAGGACCAGGTGGTGGAGATAGAGGACCAGGTGGTGGAGATAGAGGACCAGGTGGAGAAGATAGAGGACCAGGTGGTGGAGATAGAGGACCAGGTGGTGGAGATAGAGGAACAGGTGGTGGAGATAGAGGAACAGGTGGTGGAGATAGAGGAACAGGTGGTGGAGATAGAGGACCAGGTGGTGGCGATAGAGGACCAGGTGGTGGCGATAGAGGACCAGGTGCTGGCAATAGAGGACCAGGTGCTGGCGATAGAGGACCAGGTGGTGATGATAGAGGACCAGGTGGTGGAGATAGAGGACCAGGTGGTGGAGATAAAGGACCAGGTGGTGGAGATAGAGGACCAGGTGGTGGAGATAGAGGAACAGGTGATGGAGATAGAGGACCAGGTGGTGGCGATAGAGGACCAGGTGGTGGCGATAGAGGACCAGGTGGTAGCGATAGAGGACCAGGTGGTGGCAATAGAGGACCAGGTGGTGGCGATAGAGGACCAGGTGCTGGAGATAGAGGACCAGGTGCTGGAGATAGAGGACCAGGTGGTGGAGATAGACGACCAGGTGGTGGAGATAGAGGACCaggtggtggagggagaggaccaggtggtggagggagagggccaggtggtggagggagaggacCAGTTGGTGGTGGGAGAGGACCAGGTGGTGGAGGGAGTGGACCaggtggtggagggagaggaTCTGGTGGCGGAGGGAGAGGACCTAATGTCGAAGAAGGTcacctggtggtggagggagaggacCTGGTGA